In Rhipicephalus microplus isolate Deutch F79 unplaced genomic scaffold, USDA_Rmic scaffold_63, whole genome shotgun sequence, one genomic interval encodes:
- the LOC142790002 gene encoding uncharacterized protein LOC142790002, with protein MRIITFTLAGFLLSAVTLTEAQRRPFGPVPPQPRRPPKPSPPGRPSTIPQFPVPSRPGEQDFPVEPGPRSEGGGRFPRPGGGGHNCGGRVCRVGQRCVPQEVHCVRAPCPPIYRCEHKKKPSPQPFLSFLEATFLKPRDMRLR; from the exons ATGAGGATAATTACGTTCACACTGGCCGGATTTCTTCTTTCGGCAG TGACTCTGACGGAAGCCCAGCGTCGTCCCTTTGGACCAGTACCTCCTCAGCCTAGAAGACCACCGAAACCTTCTCCTCCTGGTAGGCCAAGTACGATTCCGCAGTTTCCTGTCCCGAGTAGACCGGGTGAACAAGACTTTCCTGTTGAGCCGGGCCCCCGATCTGAAGGAGGCGGCAGATTTCCGCGCCCTGGTGGTGGCGGCCATAACTGTGGT GGTCGCGTCTGCCGTGTTGGGCAGCGTTGCGTTCCCCAAGAAGTACATTGTGTCAGAGCTCCGTGCCCGCCGATCTATCGATGCGAGCACAAAAAGAAGCCAAGTCCCCAGccgtttttgtcttttttagaggcGACCTTCCTTAAGCCGCGGGACATGCGTCTTCGATAA